A genome region from Caldanaerobius fijiensis DSM 17918 includes the following:
- the galU gene encoding UTP--glucose-1-phosphate uridylyltransferase GalU encodes MKIRKAVIPAAGLGTRFLPATKAQPKEMLPIVDKPTIQYIVEEAVDSGIEDILIITGRNKRSIEDHFDKSVELELELKKKGQEELLNLIKDITNLVDIHYIRQKEAKGLGHAIYCARTFVGNEPFAVLLGDDVVDSKKPVLKQLIEQYEKYQCSIIGVQEVPYEDVSKYGIVDCEEIEKDLFKVRDLVEKPKKEVAPSRMAILGRYIITPKVFDILENLKPGAGGEIQLTDALKELLEYEDMYAYNFEGKRYDIGDKLGFLKATVEFALKREDIREPFENYILQIADAIIKEREEEAAVTK; translated from the coding sequence ATGAAGATCAGAAAAGCTGTTATACCGGCTGCAGGGCTTGGGACGAGGTTTTTGCCGGCTACAAAGGCACAACCTAAAGAAATGCTACCTATAGTGGATAAACCTACTATTCAGTACATCGTTGAAGAAGCTGTGGACTCGGGAATTGAAGATATACTGATAATTACAGGTAGAAACAAGCGTTCCATAGAAGACCACTTTGATAAGTCAGTAGAACTGGAGTTGGAACTCAAGAAAAAAGGTCAGGAGGAGCTTTTGAACCTGATAAAAGATATAACGAATCTTGTGGATATACACTACATAAGGCAGAAAGAGGCAAAAGGCCTGGGGCATGCTATATACTGCGCCAGGACATTCGTTGGCAATGAACCCTTTGCTGTTTTATTGGGCGATGATGTGGTGGATTCAAAAAAACCTGTTTTAAAACAATTAATTGAGCAATATGAAAAATATCAGTGTTCCATTATAGGTGTTCAGGAGGTGCCATATGAAGATGTGAGCAAATATGGTATCGTAGATTGTGAAGAAATAGAAAAAGATCTTTTTAAAGTAAGGGATTTGGTGGAAAAGCCTAAAAAAGAGGTGGCACCGTCTCGTATGGCTATTCTCGGAAGGTATATAATAACGCCTAAGGTATTTGACATACTGGAAAATTTAAAACCTGGTGCGGGTGGCGAGATACAGCTTACGGATGCTCTGAAAGAATTACTGGAATACGAGGATATGTATGCGTACAATTTTGAGGGAAAAAGATATGATATAGGAGACAAATTGGGTTTTTTAAAAGCAACAGTAGAATTTGCCCTCAAACGGGAAGATATACGAGAACCGTTCGAAAATTATATCCTCCAAATAGCAGATGCTATTATAAAGGAGAGAGAAGAGGAAGCAGCGGTGACAAAATAA